The DNA sequence CGGGCGCTGTTGCCCGCCGACGTGATAATCGAAGGCCCGGCGGGAAGCTATCTCCGGCAGCGCTATTTGCCGCTTCGGCGGGTCGGCATCTGTGTGCCGGGAGGCGCCGCGGCGTATCCTTCGACCGTGCTCATGACAGTGGTGCCGGCGCAAGCGGCCGGAGTAGCGGAACTGGCAGTGATCGCACCGCCGACGCCGCTCGGGGCGTTCAACGTCGATCTCCTGGCGACTTGCCACGAACTCGGCGTGAGTGAGGTCTACCGACTTGGCGGCGCGCAGGGCGTGGCGGCGCTGGCCTATGGCATCGAGGGGCTGCCGCGGGTGGACAAAATCGTCGGGCCGGGCAATCTGTTCGTCGCGCTGGCAAAGAAGTTTGTGTTTGGCGAGGTCGATATCGATTCGATCGCCGGGCCGAGCGAAGTCGTGGTGATCGCCGACGACACGGCTCGGGCCGATTTCACGGCGGCCGATTTGATCGCCCAGGCCGAGCACGCGCCGGGAGCGAGCATTCTCATAAGTTGGAGTGATCGGCTGCTTGAAGAGACTTCAAAGGAACTCTCGCGGCAATTGGCGCAACTGGAGCGCGGCGACCTAGCACGGCAGAGCCTGGAGCAGTTTGGCGCGCTGATTCGAGTTCGATCGGCCGATGAGGCGGCGGCGCTCGCCGACGAGATCGCGCCCGAGCATCTGCACATAGCGACGGCCGATCCCGAGCGACT is a window from the Pirellulales bacterium genome containing:
- the hisD gene encoding histidinol dehydrogenase; translated protein: MISAELKIERIDTRQDDVRRALTALRERLSPRGNIVSTAGRRRTIEVFGEPLSPQQVVERICIDVRHKGLPAVLDYSARIDKARLTRETIRVPAADLAAAHAQAAPEFLSAIRRIRENIHGFQRALLPADVIIEGPAGSYLRQRYLPLRRVGICVPGGAAAYPSTVLMTVVPAQAAGVAELAVIAPPTPLGAFNVDLLATCHELGVSEVYRLGGAQGVAALAYGIEGLPRVDKIVGPGNLFVALAKKFVFGEVDIDSIAGPSEVVVIADDTARADFTAADLIAQAEHAPGASILISWSDRLLEETSKELSRQLAQLERGDLARQSLEQFGALIRVRSADEAAALADEIAPEHLHIATADPERLLERIPHAGAAFLGHYSPVALGDYAAGPSHVLPTGGTARFASGLSALDFVRGNSVIAYTQAGLAAVADDIRLLAEKEGLTAHRASVELRLKSSS